Part of the Elusimicrobiota bacterium genome, GTTTGTTATTTCAGTGCTTGCATTTGTGTTTATCAGTATTATTACATTTTTGCTTTTGATTGTTGAAGGAAAAGATTTTATAAGAACATTGTTTGAAGTTTTCTCTGCATTTGCGACTTGTGGGCTGTCTGCTGCGGTTGGTACACCAGTTTCGTTTTCAGCATTTTTTACACCACTCGGCAAAATTCTGGTAATAATTACAATGTTTGTAGGTCGGCTTGGACCTGTAACAATTGCAGTTGCTGCAATAGAAGAAAACAATATCGCAGCTAGATACTATTATGCAGAGGGTAAAATCGCCGTCGGCTAAGGAGGGGCAAGTTAAAGGTTAAAGGTTAAAGGGAAAAATTTCTGGATATTATTTTAATTTATACAGTTAATTTTAACCTTTGATTTATACCTTTAACTTGACGTTTTCTATGAAACAGGTTGCTGTTATTGGATTAGGAACTTTTGGTATAGCAGTTGCAAAATGGCTGGCGTCAAAAGGTGTTCAGGTTATGGCAATTGATACTAACGAGCAGAAGATTCAGGCTATTGCGTCAGCGGTTACACAATCAGTTGTCGCAGACTCTACTGATGAGAAGGTAATGCGGGAACTCGGGCTGGCTGATTTCCATACTGTAATCGTTGCGATTGGTGATAACCGCGAAGCAAGTATTCTTACTACACTGCTTTTGAAAGAAATAGGTGTAAAAAATATCGTAGTAAAAGGGCTTGATGAACTACATGCAAAGGTGCTTGAAAAAATCGGTGCGGATAAAATTGTCTTTCCAGAACGCGATATGGGCGAGAAACTTGCCCAGATGCTGGTCTCACCAAATATAATAGAACAGATAGAACTTTCACCTGAATACAATATGGCTGAAATCGTTGTCCCACAGTCGTTCATAGATAAATCAATCAAAGATATGGATATCAGAGCAAAATATAAATTACAGATTATCGGTATAAAACGGAAACAGCCATTTATCAAAGAAGATGGCGAAACGGATTTTAAAGAAGAACTTATTATCGCACCTTCACCATCTGAGGTCTTGCAGGATGGCGATACACTTGTGATAATTGGAACTTACGCTGATATAGATAGAGTGAAAAAATTATGAAAAAGCAAATAAAAACCATTTCAAGCGACGAACTTGACCTGATAGAAAAAGGGAAGTTTTATTTTTTAAATGGTAAATATGATGAAGCGATTGACGAGTTTGAAAAAGTGCTAAAAATAAATCCACAAAATGCAGATGCATATTTTAATTTAGGAATCACCAAAGAAGCTAAAAACGATTTTTCAGGTGCCAAAAAAATGTTTGAAAAAGTAATAGAAATCCAACCCAGTCACAAATCAGCAAAAAAACATCTGGATAAACTGGTAGGATTATGAAAGGCAATTAAAAATTGAAAATTAAAAATTAAAAATTGTTGATGAAATTATGAACGATATTGAAAAAACTGCATTAGACGAAATATCTAAAACACAAACTATAGAAGAACTTGAAAAAATACGGATAAAATATCTCGGTAGAAAAGGTATCATCTCACATAAATTAGCCGAACTCGTAAAACTTACCGATGAAGAAAAAAAGAATACCGGAAAACAAATAAATACCGCAAAACGGAATATAGCCGATGCGATTTCTAAACGCAATGTTGAACTAAGACAAAAAAAAATTAGTTCAGATATTTCTGAAACTATACTTGATATTACTCTGCCAGGCAAGCCATTTGAGTTTGGTAAACTTCATCCGCTAACACAGGTGATGAACGATATTAAAAGAATCTTTGCTGAACTCGGCTTCTCGGTTGAAACCGGTCCTGATATAGAAACTGACTTTTATAATTTTACCGCACTAAATATACCCGAAAACCATCCAGCCCGAGATATGCAGGATACATTTTACATCAAAACTCAAGAACTCAAGAACTCAAGAACTCAAGAACTGTTGTTACGGACACATACTTCGCCTGTCCAGATCCGTGTAATGGAAAAACAAAAACCACCTGTAAGAGTAATTGTGCCAGGCAGGGTCTATCGTCATGAAGCAGTAGACGCCGCACACTCGTTCACATTCCATCAGGTTGAAGGGCTCGCAGTTGACGAAAATATCACATTTTCAGAACTAAAAACAGTGCTTGAAATTTTTGTGAAAAGAATGTTCGGTAATGATATTACTACTCGGTTTCGGCCCAGTTATTTCCCGTTTACAGAACCGTCTGCAGAAGTTGATATAAAATGTTTGATGTGTAATGGAAACGGCTGCAGTGTTTGTAAACAAACCGGCTGGGTAGAACTTTTAGGCTGTGGGATGGTCAATCCAAAAGTATTTGAATTTGTTGGCTACACGCCTGAAAAATATACCGGATATGCATTCGGGATGGGGATAGAACGAATCACAATGCTGAAATTTGGTATTGATGATATGCGCCTCTTCTACGAAAACGATTTGGACTTCCTGCGCCAGTTTTAGTTAATATGATTACGGTG contains:
- a CDS encoding tetratricopeptide repeat protein; its protein translation is MKKQIKTISSDELDLIEKGKFYFLNGKYDEAIDEFEKVLKINPQNADAYFNLGITKEAKNDFSGAKKMFEKVIEIQPSHKSAKKHLDKLVGL
- the pheS gene encoding phenylalanine--tRNA ligase subunit alpha, encoding MNDIEKTALDEISKTQTIEELEKIRIKYLGRKGIISHKLAELVKLTDEEKKNTGKQINTAKRNIADAISKRNVELRQKKISSDISETILDITLPGKPFEFGKLHPLTQVMNDIKRIFAELGFSVETGPDIETDFYNFTALNIPENHPARDMQDTFYIKTQELKNSRTQELLLRTHTSPVQIRVMEKQKPPVRVIVPGRVYRHEAVDAAHSFTFHQVEGLAVDENITFSELKTVLEIFVKRMFGNDITTRFRPSYFPFTEPSAEVDIKCLMCNGNGCSVCKQTGWVELLGCGMVNPKVFEFVGYTPEKYTGYAFGMGIERITMLKFGIDDMRLFYENDLDFLRQF
- a CDS encoding TrkA family potassium uptake protein, producing the protein MKQVAVIGLGTFGIAVAKWLASKGVQVMAIDTNEQKIQAIASAVTQSVVADSTDEKVMRELGLADFHTVIVAIGDNREASILTTLLLKEIGVKNIVVKGLDELHAKVLEKIGADKIVFPERDMGEKLAQMLVSPNIIEQIELSPEYNMAEIVVPQSFIDKSIKDMDIRAKYKLQIIGIKRKQPFIKEDGETDFKEELIIAPSPSEVLQDGDTLVIIGTYADIDRVKKL